One window of the Pieris rapae chromosome 13, ilPieRapa1.1, whole genome shotgun sequence genome contains the following:
- the LOC111003750 gene encoding N-alpha-acetyltransferase 60 produces MAGFSWYLSEGFQVIIEKSREEKCSLKDVQLRFLCPDDLEEVRALCREWFPIEYPQSWYEDITSSEKFFALAAVYKSQIIGLIVAEIKPYLKLNAEDRGILSRWFASKDTLVAYILSLGVVRSYRRSGVATLLLDVFLNHLAGPVSQPPHEHRVKAIFLHVLTTNKEAILFYEKKRFHLHSFLPYYYSIKGRCKDGFTYVYYVNGGHAPWGLYDYFKYVARAALRGGGLYPWIWGKFRTALTIAWHR; encoded by the exons ATGGCTGGATTCAGCTG gtatTTGTCTGAAGGCTTCCAAGTAATAATTGAGAAGTCTAGAGAAGAAAAATGCTCATTAAAAGATGTACAATTGCGTTTTCTGTGCCCTGATGATTTAGAAGAG GTAAGAGCACTATGCAGAGAATGGTTTCCAATAGAATATCCACAATCTTGGTACGAGGATATAACATCATCTGAGAAATTTTTTGCTCTAGCAGCTGTATATAAGAGTCAAATTATTGGTCTCATAGTTGCTGAGATAAAGCCATATCTCAAGTTAAATGCCGAAGATAGAGGAATACTATCCAGGTGGTTCGCCTCCAAAGATACCCTTGTAGCGTACATACTATCATTAG GTGTAGTGCGTTCCTACCGGCGTTCAGGTGTGGCCACATTACTGCTAGATGTATTCTTGAATCATCTAGCAGGCCCAGTGTCTCAGCCTCCACATGAGCATCGtgttaaagcaatttttttacatgtccTTACTACTAATAAAGAAGCAATACTGTTCTATGAGAAAAAACG ATTTCACCTACACTCATTTCTTCCCTACTACTATTCCATAAAAGGTAGATGTAAAGATGGATTTACTTATGTGTACTATGTTAATGGTGGACACGCTCCATGGGGCCTCTATGACTATTTCAAATATGTTGCCAGAGCTGCTCTGAGAGGTGGTGGACTTTACCCTTGGATATGGGGAAAATTTCGTACAGCGCTAACTATAGCATGGCACAGATAA
- the LOC111003731 gene encoding transcription factor SOX-9: MMSWAGEQPALEINEAVGKLLQSFNYETIVPQPNKGGGCIRRPHVKRPMNAFMVFAQAMRKRLSEQRPSLHNAELSKSLGSMWKSLSEEEKMPFIKEAEKLRNKHKKDHPEYKYQPRRRKPPPTSARFKREPSPDRTQIDFSRIEMDGALLADGPPDGAELDQYLKPAPMPEYHEMQPRYTHTLTHVPPLYTPVPHLHPPCPEWHNYPGHP, encoded by the exons ATGATGAGTTGGGCCGGTGAACAGCCCGCGTTGGAGATCAACGAGGCGGTCGGCAAACTGTTACAGTCCTTCAACTATGAAACTATCGTGCCACAACCTAACAA aGGTGGAGGTTGTATTCGACGGCCACACGTCAAACGTCCTATGAATGCCTTCATGGTGTTCGCACAAGCCATGCGCAAGCGCCTATCAGAACAGAGGCCGTCTTTACACAACGCCGAACTTAGCAAATCACTTGGATCTATGTGGaa AAGTCTAAGCGAAGAAGAGAAGATGCCATTCATAAAAGAAGCGGAAAAACTAcgaaacaaacacaaaaaagaTCACCCGGAATACAAGTATCAGCCGCGCCGCCGGAAACCGCCCCCCACTTCCGCCCGTTTCAAAAGAGAGCCTTCGCCTGACAGGACCCAAATCGACTTTTCTAGAATCGAAATGGACGGCGCACTTTTGGCAGATGGACCACCAGATGGAGCTGAATTAGACCAATATCTAAAACCCGCGCCGATGCCTGAGTACCACGAGATGCAACCGCGATACACCCACACGTTAACACACGTTCCTCCCCTCTACACCCCCGTACCTCACTTACACCCCCCTTGCCCCGAATGGCACAATTATCCAGGACATCCATAA
- the LOC111003737 gene encoding lariat debranching enzyme, with translation MKIAVEGCAHGELEKIYECVETLQEREGIKIDLLICCGDFQSVRNNDDLRAMAVPEKYHNICTFYKYYSGEKVAPILTIFIGGNHEASNYLQELPFGGWVAPNIYYLGRAGVVQFGNLRLGGLSGIFKNHDYLQGLWESPPYTPNSLRSVYHVRSLDVFRLSQLKEKVHVMLSHDWPRGITNYGDKNNLLRRKPFFREDIESNKLGSPPAEQLLHQVKPDYWFAAHLHCQFAALVKHDDSSETKFLALDKCLPKRRHLQILELPAEFDGDKQLKHDLEWLAVLKNTNHLLSVKNIDCHLPGPGCNERYDFTPTQEEKDMVLKLMGCLTISNDSFVQTAPTYRPNTPKRAPYEAILNPQTVTLCDKLCIDDPLQVVLARSGRTMKQPVIIEHSESIDGNEEIQKTPIKCSPMTLPAPVTPCESEDLSETVSALNFSRNSFLSESENVTSECETPPQTNKKVFKRRNLAMYTPEDVETGSNTSGSQVESDSPKSCKLACRTNPL, from the exons aTGAAAATCGCGGTCGAGGGTTGTGCTCACGGAGAGTTGGAAAAAATATACGAATGTGTTGAGACATTACAAGAAAGAGaaggaataaaaatagatttactaATTTGTTGTGGCGATTTTCAATCAGTACGCAATAATGATGATTTACGAGCAATGGCAGTGCCTGAAAAGTACCACAATATTTGTACTTTTTACAA ATATTACAGCGGAGAAAAGGTTGCTCccatattaacaatttttataggtGGAAACCATGAAGCGTCTAATTATTTACAGGAACTGCCATTTGGAGGATGGGTAGCTCccaatatttactatttaggACGAGCTGGAGTTGTTCAATTTGGCAACTTAAGACTTGGAG GTTTATCAGGTATATTCAAGAATCATGATTATTTGCAAGGACTCTGGGAAAGCCCCCCATATACACCCAACTCATTACGCTCAGTTTACCATGTAAGATCTTTGGATGTATTTAGACTAAGTCAGTTGAAAGAAAAAGTTCATGTTATGTTGTCACATGACTGGCCAAGAGGAATAACTAATTATGGGGACAAGAATAACTTGTTAAGAAGAAAACCATTTTTCAG AGAAGATATAGAATCTAATAAACTAGGCAGCCCTCCAGCAGAACAGTTGCTACATCAGGTGAAACCAGATTACTGGTTTGCAGCACATCTGCACTGTCAATTTGCTGCCTTAGTGAAGCATGATGACAGCAGTGAAACTAAATTCTTGGCCCTTGACAAATGTTTGCCAAAAAGGAGACATTTGCAAATCTTGGAATTGCCAGCTGAGTTTGATGGTGACAAACAGTTAAAACATGATCTAGAGTGGTTggctgttttaaaaaataccaatCACCTAttatctgtaaaaaatattgattgtcATCTACCAGGGCCTGGTTGTAATGAaag GTATGACTTTACACCAACACAAGAAGAAAAGGATATGGTCCTAAAACTTATGGGCTGTTTAACAATTTCCAATGATTCATTTGTTCAAACAGCCCCTACATATAGGCCTAACACTCCCAAGCGTGCACCATATGAAGCAATTCTTAACCCACAAACTGTCACACTATGTGATAAACTCTGTATTGATGATCCACTGCAAGTAGTTTTAGCAAGATCAGGCAGAACAATGAAGCAACCTGTCATTATTGAACATTCAGAAAGTATTGACGGTAAtgaagaaatacaaaaaacccCAATTAAATGTTCACCCATGACATTACCAGCACCAGTTACACCATGTGAAAGTGAAGATTTATCGGAAACGGTTTCTGCTTTGAACTTTAGTAGAAATAGTTTTCTATCTGAGAGTGAAAATGTAACTTCAGAATGTGAAACTCCACCACAGacaaataaaaaggttttcaaGAGACGTAATTTGGCTATGTATACACCTGAGGATGTTGAAACCGGCAGCAATACATCAGGTTCACAGGTAGAGTCAGATAGTCCAAAATCATGTAAACTTGCATGTCGGACTAACCccttatag
- the LOC111003738 gene encoding aprataxin: protein MSKCSKNVSDYVTSKPKQLWSLGLVESMKDPKSIYKENERIVVIRDKYPKAKIHYLVLPREDISSIYKLSKEHIPLIEEFGQIFKEIQKEHADFFLHCGFHAVPSMQRMHMHIISNDMISTCLKTRIHWNSFTTKFFLPYKDVLNKLKEDGSIDKMSPETHKSFMSIPLKCNQCDFEPKTMPQLRQHLLTHVQ, encoded by the exons ATGAGCAAGTGTAGTAAAAACGTGTCAGATTACGTTACATCGAAGCCGAAGCAACTCTGGTCTTTAGGATTAGTAGAATCGATGAAAGACCCCAAgtcaatttataaagaaaacgaACGCATCGTTGTTATAAGAGATAAGTATCCCAAAGCTAAAATCCATTACCTGGTTCTGCCTCGCGAAGATATAAGTAGTATTTACAAGCTAAGTAAAGAACACATTCCTCTAATTGAAGAATTTGgtcaaatttttaaagaaattcaaaAGGAGCATGCAGATTTTTTCCTCCATTGTGGATTTCATGCAGTTCCTAGTATGCAACGAATGCACATGCACATAATCAGTAATGATATGATCTCAACATGCTTGAAGACAAGAATACATTGGAATAGTTTCACAACTAAATTCTTTCTACCATACAAAG atgttcttaataaattaaaggagGATGGATCAATAGACAAAATGTCTCCAGAAACTCACAAGAGTTTTATGTCAATACCATTGAAATGCAATCAGTGTGATTTTGAACCAAAAACAATGCCACAATTAAGGCAACATTTATTAACTCATGTTCAATAA